A window from Zavarzinia compransoris encodes these proteins:
- the trbE gene encoding conjugal transfer protein TrbE produces MMHLAEYRRRADRLADFLPWAALVAPGVVLDKDGSLQRTARFRGPDLESSEPAELAAAANRLNGAFRRLGSGWAVFVEAQRVPIEAYPDSRFPDPASALVEAERKAMFEEEGAHFESHYFLTLLYLPPAESAARAERLLYVTPEGGEVRHGREVLNGFIDRTERLLQLVEGIMPACAWLDDAETLTYLHSTVSTARHRVAVPEVPVYLDAILADRPLAGGLAPRLGDAHLRTLTVFGFPGQTTPGILDDLNRLALPYRWSTRAIMLDKPYAAKLLGRIRRQWFAKRKSIAAILKEVMTNEASALQDSDAANKAADADLALQELGADVVGAAYVTATVTVWDEDPRLADEKLRLVAKAIEARDFTCMVETVNAVEAWLGSLPGHAYANVRQPPLSTINLAHMMPLSAVWAGPERDEHLAAPPLLFGKTEGSTPFRFSLHVGDVGHALVVGPTGAGKSVLLALMALQFRRYQDARIFAFDFGGSIRAAVLAMGGDWHDLGGRIAGEATVAFQPLAKIDDTAGRAWAADWLAGILRREGVPATPEVKEHLWSALTSLASAPVAERTLTGVSVLLQSARLKQALRPYCLGGAFGRLLDADSEDLGDADVQAFEIEGLIGTAAAPAVLAYLFHRIEARLDSAPALIVIDEAWLAIDDEDFAGQIREWLKTLRKKNASVIFATQSLADIDGAAIAPAIIESCQTRLLLPNARAVEPQIAAIYRRFGLNDRQIEILARAIPKRDYYCQSRQGNRLFELGLGEVALAFTAASSKADHAAIDEVLATSREAFAEAWLRRRGLDWAADLIPSLDNLNSDEVAP; encoded by the coding sequence ATGATGCATCTCGCCGAGTATCGCCGCCGCGCCGACCGCCTGGCCGACTTCCTGCCCTGGGCCGCCCTGGTGGCGCCCGGCGTGGTGCTCGACAAGGACGGTTCCCTGCAACGGACCGCCCGCTTCCGCGGCCCGGACCTCGAATCCTCCGAGCCCGCGGAACTGGCGGCCGCCGCCAACCGGCTGAACGGCGCCTTCCGCCGCCTCGGCTCCGGCTGGGCCGTCTTCGTCGAGGCGCAGCGCGTGCCTATTGAAGCCTATCCCGACAGCCGCTTCCCCGACCCGGCCTCGGCCCTGGTCGAGGCCGAGCGCAAGGCCATGTTCGAGGAAGAGGGCGCGCACTTCGAATCCCACTACTTCCTGACCCTGCTCTATCTGCCGCCGGCCGAGAGCGCCGCCCGGGCCGAGCGTCTGCTCTATGTCACGCCAGAGGGCGGCGAGGTCCGTCATGGCCGCGAGGTCTTGAACGGGTTCATCGACCGGACCGAGCGCCTGCTGCAACTGGTCGAGGGCATCATGCCGGCCTGCGCCTGGCTCGATGACGCCGAGACCCTGACCTATCTCCATTCGACCGTCTCGACCGCGCGCCACCGGGTGGCCGTGCCCGAGGTGCCCGTCTATCTCGATGCGATCCTCGCCGACCGGCCGCTGGCCGGCGGCCTCGCCCCGCGCCTGGGCGATGCCCATCTCCGCACCCTCACCGTGTTCGGCTTCCCGGGGCAGACCACGCCCGGCATCCTCGACGACCTGAACCGCCTCGCCCTGCCTTACCGCTGGTCGACAAGGGCGATCATGCTCGACAAGCCCTATGCCGCGAAGCTGCTCGGCCGCATCCGCCGCCAGTGGTTCGCCAAGAGGAAGAGCATCGCCGCCATCCTGAAGGAGGTGATGACCAACGAAGCCTCCGCCCTGCAGGATTCCGATGCCGCCAACAAGGCGGCCGATGCCGATCTCGCCTTGCAGGAGCTGGGGGCCGATGTCGTCGGCGCCGCCTATGTCACCGCCACGGTCACGGTCTGGGACGAGGATCCCCGCCTCGCCGACGAGAAGCTCCGCCTCGTCGCCAAGGCGATCGAGGCCCGCGACTTCACCTGCATGGTGGAGACGGTCAATGCGGTCGAGGCCTGGCTCGGCTCCCTGCCCGGCCATGCTTACGCCAACGTGCGGCAACCGCCGCTCTCCACAATCAATCTCGCCCACATGATGCCGCTCTCCGCGGTGTGGGCGGGGCCGGAACGGGACGAGCATCTGGCAGCGCCCCCTCTGCTCTTCGGCAAGACCGAAGGCTCGACCCCGTTCCGGTTTTCTCTGCATGTCGGGGATGTCGGCCACGCCCTGGTGGTCGGGCCGACCGGCGCCGGCAAGTCGGTGCTGCTCGCCCTGATGGCCCTGCAGTTCCGCCGCTACCAGGATGCCCGGATCTTCGCTTTCGACTTCGGCGGCTCGATCCGGGCCGCGGTGCTCGCCATGGGCGGCGACTGGCATGACCTCGGCGGCCGCATCGCCGGCGAGGCCACCGTCGCCTTCCAGCCCCTGGCAAAAATCGACGACACCGCCGGCCGCGCCTGGGCTGCCGACTGGCTGGCGGGCATCCTGCGCCGCGAGGGCGTGCCGGCCACGCCGGAGGTCAAGGAACACCTGTGGTCGGCCCTGACCTCGCTGGCTTCGGCACCCGTCGCGGAGCGCACCCTGACCGGTGTTTCGGTGCTGCTCCAATCCGCCAGGCTGAAGCAGGCCCTGCGCCCCTATTGCCTGGGCGGCGCCTTCGGCCGGCTGCTCGATGCCGACAGCGAGGACCTTGGCGATGCCGATGTCCAGGCCTTCGAGATCGAGGGCCTGATCGGCACGGCCGCGGCGCCCGCCGTGCTCGCCTATCTGTTCCACCGGATCGAGGCCCGCCTCGACAGTGCGCCGGCGCTGATCGTGATCGACGAAGCCTGGCTCGCCATCGACGACGAGGATTTCGCCGGGCAGATCCGGGAATGGCTGAAGACCCTGCGCAAGAAGAACGCCAGCGTCATCTTCGCCACGCAGAGCCTTGCCGATATCGACGGCGCCGCGATTGCGCCGGCCATTATCGAGAGCTGCCAGACCCGCCTGCTGCTGCCCAACGCCCGCGCGGTCGAGCCGCAGATCGCCGCGATCTACCGCCGCTTCGGCCTCAACGACCGGCAGATCGAGATCCTCGCCCGGGCTATCCCGAAGCGCGACTACTACTGCCAATCCCGCCAAGGCAACCGCCTGTTCGAACTCGGCCTCGGCGAGGTGGCGCTGGCCTTCACCGCCGCCTCGTCCAAAGCCGATCACGCCGCGATCGACGAGGTGTTGGCCACGAGCCGCGAAGCCTTCGCCGAAGCCTGGCTGCGCCGGCGCGGCCTCGACTGGGCCGCGGACCTGATCCCCTCTCTAGACAATCTCAACTCCGATGAGGTGGCGCCATGA
- a CDS encoding TrbC/VirB2 family protein produces the protein MNTSLVRRLGPAAAGFMALVLSGTARAAGSSMPWEAPLQSILLSIEGPVAKIIAVMIIIVTGLALAFGDTSGGARRMIQIVFGLSIAFAASSFFLSFFSFGGGALV, from the coding sequence ATGAACACTTCCCTTGTCCGCCGCCTTGGCCCTGCGGCCGCGGGCTTCATGGCCCTTGTCCTCTCCGGGACGGCCCGGGCCGCCGGTTCCTCCATGCCGTGGGAAGCGCCGCTTCAGAGCATCCTGCTCTCCATCGAAGGCCCCGTCGCCAAGATCATCGCCGTGATGATCATCATCGTCACCGGCCTGGCGCTCGCCTTCGGCGATACTTCCGGCGGGGCACGGCGGATGATCCAGATCGTCTTCGGCCTCAGCATCGCCTTCGCGGCCTCGAGCTTCTTCCTGTCGTTCTTCTCCTTCGGCGGCGGGGCGCTGGTCTGA
- a CDS encoding CopG family transcriptional regulator — protein sequence MKKERLSVYLDTDVMRLLADYAARRQQSLSMIAEAAIASFLSPDGAERQEAALARRLDHLGRQLQRVERDQTIMVETIALFVRHWLIATPPLPEPTQAAARAKGGERYDAFVAALGRRLAKGPALRQEIPDDVEGKDAG from the coding sequence ATGAAGAAAGAAAGGCTCTCGGTCTATCTCGATACCGACGTCATGCGCCTGCTCGCCGACTATGCGGCGAGACGCCAGCAATCCCTCTCCATGATCGCGGAAGCTGCGATCGCTTCCTTCCTGTCGCCCGACGGCGCCGAACGGCAGGAGGCGGCCCTGGCCCGCCGCCTCGATCACCTGGGCAGGCAATTGCAGCGCGTGGAACGCGACCAGACCATCATGGTCGAGACCATCGCCCTCTTCGTCCGCCACTGGCTCATCGCCACGCCGCCCCTGCCGGAGCCGACGCAGGCTGCCGCCCGCGCCAAGGGCGGCGAGCGCTATGACGCCTTCGTCGCGGCACTCGGCCGGCGCCTCGCCAAGGGCCCGGCCCTCCGCCAGGAAATCCCCGACGATGTCGAGGGTAAGGACGCGGGCTGA
- the trbB gene encoding P-type conjugative transfer ATPase TrbB has product MSQLPDKPALDRSTRMLRTALGPAIAGFLDDPGIAEVMLNPDGSLWIDRLAGGMAATGESLSPAEGERIIRLVAHHVGVETHAGAPRLSAELPLTGERLEGLLPPVVSGPAFSIRKPAIAVFTLADYVAAGIMTEPQAETLRRAVRGRLNILVAGGTSTGKTTLTNALLAEVAGSGDRIVLIEDTRELQCAAPNLVALRTKDGVASLSDLVRSALRLRPDRIPIGEVRGPEALDLLKAWGTGHPGGIGTIHAGNALGALRRLEQLIQEAVVTVPRALIAETIDVIAVLAGRGSNRRLAELARVTGLGPDGDYRLKPATDDIPGEHS; this is encoded by the coding sequence ATGTCTCAGCTACCGGACAAGCCAGCACTCGACCGCAGCACCCGCATGCTGCGGACCGCACTTGGCCCCGCCATCGCCGGCTTCCTCGACGATCCCGGCATCGCCGAGGTGATGCTGAACCCGGACGGTTCCCTCTGGATCGACCGCCTCGCCGGCGGCATGGCGGCGACCGGCGAGAGCCTGTCCCCTGCCGAGGGCGAGCGGATCATCCGCCTGGTCGCCCATCACGTCGGCGTCGAGACCCATGCCGGCGCGCCCCGGCTCTCCGCCGAACTGCCGCTGACCGGCGAGCGCTTGGAGGGCCTGCTGCCGCCCGTGGTCTCCGGCCCCGCCTTCTCGATCCGCAAGCCTGCGATCGCCGTCTTCACCCTCGCCGATTATGTCGCCGCCGGCATCATGACCGAGCCCCAGGCGGAGACGCTCCGCCGAGCCGTCAGGGGCCGCCTCAACATCCTGGTCGCCGGCGGCACCTCGACGGGCAAGACCACGCTGACCAACGCCCTGCTGGCGGAAGTCGCCGGCAGCGGCGACCGCATCGTGCTGATCGAGGATACGCGGGAACTTCAGTGCGCCGCGCCGAACCTCGTCGCTCTGCGCACCAAGGACGGCGTCGCCTCTCTCTCCGACCTCGTCCGCTCGGCGCTCCGGCTGCGCCCCGACCGCATCCCGATCGGCGAGGTCCGGGGACCCGAGGCCCTCGACCTGCTGAAGGCCTGGGGCACCGGCCATCCCGGCGGCATCGGCACCATCCATGCCGGCAATGCCCTCGGCGCTCTCCGCCGTCTCGAGCAGCTGATCCAGGAAGCGGTGGTCACCGTGCCCCGGGCGCTGATCGCCGAGACCATCGACGTCATCGCCGTGCTCGCCGGCCGGGGCAGCAACCGCCGCCTGGCCGAACTCGCCCGCGTCACCGGCCTCGGCCCGGACGGCGACTACCGCTTGAAGCCTGCCACCGACGACATTCCAGGAGAGCACTCATGA
- the trbJ gene encoding P-type conjugative transfer protein TrbJ, protein MTRKSLIAASLAAALMLAPPARAAWIVFDPSNYAENVIQAARALEQINNQIVSLQNEAQMLINEARNLMSLPYTALRELQYSVQRTQSLLMQARNIAYDVQQIDQAFATTYGTASISATDRQLIDGARARWSNTVAGLQDAMRVQAGVVGNIDTNRLETAALLGASQDAAGALQATQAGNQLLALQAQQLADLTAVVAANGRADAIAEAERAAAAEQGREQRRRFLTPGTGYVPGSARMFHD, encoded by the coding sequence ATGACGCGCAAATCCCTGATTGCCGCGAGCCTCGCGGCCGCCCTCATGCTGGCGCCGCCGGCGCGGGCCGCCTGGATCGTCTTCGATCCCTCGAACTATGCCGAGAACGTGATCCAGGCCGCGCGGGCGCTCGAGCAGATCAACAACCAGATCGTCTCGCTGCAGAACGAGGCGCAGATGCTGATCAACGAGGCCCGCAATCTTATGAGCCTGCCCTATACCGCGCTGCGGGAACTTCAGTATTCGGTCCAGCGCACCCAGTCCCTGCTGATGCAGGCCCGGAACATCGCCTATGACGTTCAGCAGATCGACCAGGCTTTCGCCACCACCTATGGCACCGCCTCGATCTCGGCGACGGACCGGCAATTGATCGACGGCGCCAGGGCGCGCTGGTCCAATACCGTGGCCGGGCTTCAGGATGCCATGCGGGTGCAGGCCGGAGTCGTCGGCAATATCGACACCAACCGGCTCGAGACGGCGGCCCTCTTGGGCGCCAGCCAGGATGCCGCCGGGGCCTTGCAGGCCACCCAGGCCGGCAACCAGCTGCTCGCCCTCCAGGCCCAGCAACTCGCCGACCTGACCGCCGTGGTAGCCGCCAACGGCAGGGCCGATGCCATCGCCGAGGCCGAGCGGGCCGCCGCCGCCGAGCAGGGACGGGAGCAGCGCCGCCGCTTCCTCACCCCCGGCACCGGCTATGTGCCGGGCAGCGCCCGCATGTTCCACGATTGA
- the trbF gene encoding conjugal transfer protein TrbF, whose product MFKRASVRYGRTPEPDTPYQRAAQVWDERIGSARAQARNWRLIAFGCLILAGGFAAALVWQSARGTIVPWVVEVDRLGEARSIAPATPDYQPADAQIAFHLARFIEQVRSVPADPIVLRQNWLRAYDFTTDRGALALNDFARVADPFARVGKQQVSVEVSSVIRASPDSFRIAWSEKRYESGQLAATERWSAILTIAIRPPADADHLRKNPLGIFVNAIDWSKELTP is encoded by the coding sequence ATGTTCAAGCGCGCATCCGTCCGCTACGGCAGGACGCCGGAACCCGATACCCCCTACCAGCGCGCCGCCCAGGTCTGGGACGAGCGGATCGGTTCCGCCCGCGCCCAGGCCCGCAACTGGCGCCTGATCGCCTTCGGTTGCCTGATCCTGGCCGGCGGCTTCGCCGCCGCCCTGGTCTGGCAGTCGGCGCGGGGCACCATCGTGCCCTGGGTGGTCGAGGTCGACCGGCTGGGGGAAGCCCGTAGCATCGCCCCAGCGACGCCGGACTACCAGCCGGCCGATGCCCAGATCGCCTTCCACCTGGCCCGCTTCATCGAGCAGGTCCGTAGCGTGCCCGCCGACCCCATCGTGCTCCGCCAGAACTGGCTGCGCGCTTACGACTTCACCACAGACCGCGGGGCGCTGGCCCTCAACGACTTCGCCAGGGTTGCCGATCCCTTCGCCAGGGTCGGCAAGCAGCAGGTCTCCGTCGAGGTCTCCAGCGTGATCCGCGCCTCGCCCGACAGCTTCCGCATCGCCTGGAGCGAGAAGCGCTACGAGAGCGGCCAGCTCGCCGCCACCGAGCGCTGGAGCGCCATCCTCACGATCGCCATCCGCCCGCCTGCCGATGCCGACCATCTGCGCAAGAACCCGCTCGGCATCTTCGTCAATGCCATCGACTGGTCGAAGGAGCTCACGCCATGA
- the trbL gene encoding P-type conjugative transfer protein TrbL — translation MEGTGVIDRFLEVFTRYIDSGFGLLHGEVAWLATTLIAIDMTLAALFWAWGADEDILARLVKKTLFVGVFAYLIGNWNTLARVVFESFAGLGLTASGSALAIEDLLRPGRVAQTGLDAGQPLLQALSDLMGYWSFFENFIQIACLLLAWVLVLLAFFVLSVQLFVTLIEFKLTTLAGFVLIPFGLFGKSAFIAERVLGNVVSSGIKVLVLAVIVGIASSLFGEFTAGFGGEQPTIDEAMAIVLASLAMLGLGIFGPGIANGLVSGGPQLGAGSAVGTALAAGGTLAAGAAAARITAGAAAGAATASARAGAGMTGGASTAYALGAAGESGAARVAHGLAGVARAGAAAASRPFKTVAARSSAAMGEAAREGARSAFAATGGSSTAGTVAGDATPVPEGPSAAPAWARRMQRAQSLHQGATTAAHAIRATDGHGGDTSISLTEGDR, via the coding sequence ATGGAGGGCACCGGCGTCATCGACCGCTTCCTGGAAGTCTTCACCCGTTACATCGATTCAGGCTTCGGCCTGCTCCACGGCGAGGTCGCCTGGCTCGCTACAACGCTGATCGCCATCGACATGACGCTGGCCGCCCTGTTCTGGGCCTGGGGTGCCGACGAGGACATTCTCGCCCGCTTGGTGAAGAAGACCCTCTTCGTCGGCGTCTTCGCCTATCTGATCGGCAACTGGAACACGCTCGCCCGCGTGGTCTTCGAGAGCTTCGCGGGGCTGGGCCTGACGGCCAGCGGCTCGGCCCTTGCCATCGAAGACCTGCTGCGGCCCGGCCGCGTCGCCCAGACCGGCCTTGATGCCGGCCAGCCCCTGCTCCAGGCCCTGTCCGACCTGATGGGCTACTGGTCCTTCTTCGAGAACTTCATCCAGATCGCCTGCCTGCTGCTCGCCTGGGTCCTGGTGCTGCTCGCCTTCTTCGTCCTCTCGGTGCAGCTCTTCGTTACCCTGATCGAGTTCAAGCTCACCACCCTCGCCGGCTTCGTGCTGATCCCCTTCGGCCTGTTCGGCAAGTCCGCCTTCATCGCCGAGCGGGTGCTCGGCAATGTCGTCTCCTCCGGCATCAAGGTGCTGGTCCTCGCCGTGATCGTCGGCATCGCCTCCAGCCTGTTCGGCGAGTTCACCGCCGGCTTCGGCGGCGAGCAGCCAACCATCGACGAAGCCATGGCGATCGTCCTCGCCTCGCTGGCCATGCTCGGCCTCGGCATCTTCGGGCCCGGCATCGCCAATGGCCTCGTCTCCGGCGGGCCGCAGCTCGGCGCCGGCTCGGCCGTCGGCACCGCCCTGGCCGCCGGTGGGACCCTCGCCGCCGGAGCGGCGGCCGCCCGCATAACGGCCGGGGCCGCTGCCGGTGCAGCCACCGCCAGCGCCAGGGCCGGTGCCGGCATGACCGGCGGCGCCTCCACCGCCTACGCCCTCGGGGCCGCCGGCGAGAGTGGTGCGGCCCGTGTTGCTCATGGCCTTGCCGGCGTCGCAAGGGCCGGAGCGGCTGCCGCCTCCCGGCCCTTCAAGACTGTCGCCGCCAGGTCGTCCGCCGCGATGGGTGAGGCTGCCCGGGAAGGAGCGCGCAGCGCCTTCGCGGCGACGGGCGGCAGTTCCACCGCTGGAACGGTCGCCGGCGACGCCACCCCCGTGCCTGAAGGCCCTTCTGCTGCCCCCGCCTGGGCGCGGCGCATGCAGCGCGCCCAAAGCCTGCATCAGGGCGCCACTACCGCTGCCCATGCCATCCGTGCCACCGACGGCCATGGCGGCGACACCTCCATCTCCCTCACCGAAGGTGACCGCTGA
- a CDS encoding VirB3 family type IV secretion system protein: protein MDLPGFTAPVHRALTEPILLGGAPRSIAILNGTLAAALGLGLRLWLVGLVFFALGHLAAAWAARRDPLFVDAMRRHLRIPSHLDV, encoded by the coding sequence ATGGACCTGCCCGGCTTCACCGCCCCGGTGCATCGCGCCCTGACCGAGCCGATCCTGCTCGGCGGCGCACCCCGTTCGATTGCCATCCTGAACGGCACGCTGGCTGCGGCCCTGGGGCTGGGCCTCCGGCTCTGGCTAGTCGGGCTCGTCTTCTTCGCGCTGGGCCATCTCGCCGCCGCCTGGGCGGCCAGGCGCGATCCCCTCTTCGTCGATGCCATGCGCCGCCACCTGCGCATCCCGTCGCACCTGGACGTCTGA
- the trbG gene encoding P-type conjugative transfer protein TrbG — MIRPIVLLALLGTFALGACAGQAPPAIRYDDAAPAVRAADPPAPVTVVDVPRPLPLPGQLRPLPSERPRPEPAAPAVRVEQANAAARIQPVRDGFVNAVQVYPFTDGALYQVYAAPGRISDIALQPGEQLAGTGPIAAGDTVRWIIGDTESGMAESKRIHILVKPIRADIATNLVINTDRRTYHVELQATPSTYMASVSWSYPQDELLALRRRNDAADAVRPVAEGIDIAALNFRYAIEGDTPPWRPLRAFDDGRQVYIEFPAGIGQGEMPPLFVVGADGGAELVNYRVRGRHMIVDRLFAAAELRLGAEPQQKVRIVRTDSRPAS; from the coding sequence ATGATCCGCCCGATCGTCCTGCTTGCTCTCTTGGGCACCTTCGCCCTCGGGGCCTGCGCCGGCCAGGCACCGCCCGCCATCCGCTACGACGATGCCGCACCGGCGGTGCGAGCCGCCGACCCGCCGGCGCCGGTGACTGTCGTCGACGTGCCCCGTCCGCTGCCCCTGCCGGGGCAGTTGCGGCCCCTCCCCAGCGAGCGCCCGCGGCCGGAACCGGCTGCCCCGGCGGTGCGGGTGGAACAGGCCAATGCGGCCGCGCGCATCCAGCCGGTACGGGACGGCTTCGTCAACGCAGTGCAGGTCTATCCCTTCACCGACGGTGCCCTCTACCAGGTCTATGCCGCCCCCGGCCGGATCTCGGACATCGCCTTGCAGCCGGGCGAGCAACTGGCCGGCACCGGGCCGATCGCCGCCGGCGATACCGTGCGCTGGATCATCGGTGATACCGAGAGCGGTATGGCAGAGAGCAAGCGGATCCATATCCTGGTCAAGCCGATCCGCGCCGACATCGCCACCAACCTGGTGATCAATACCGACCGGCGGACTTATCACGTCGAGCTACAGGCGACGCCCTCGACCTATATGGCTTCCGTCTCCTGGTCCTATCCACAGGACGAGTTGCTGGCCCTCCGCCGCCGGAACGATGCGGCCGATGCCGTCCGGCCGGTCGCCGAGGGCATCGACATCGCCGCCCTGAACTTCCGCTATGCGATCGAGGGCGATACGCCGCCTTGGCGGCCGCTCCGCGCCTTCGACGACGGCCGGCAGGTCTATATCGAGTTCCCCGCCGGTATCGGCCAGGGCGAGATGCCGCCACTCTTCGTCGTCGGTGCCGACGGCGGTGCCGAACTGGTGAACTACCGGGTGCGCGGCCGCCACATGATCGTCGACCGCCTGTTCGCCGCCGCCGAGCTCCGCCTCGGTGCCGAGCCCCAGCAGAAGGTGCGGATCGTCCGCACCGACAGCAGGCCCGCGTCATGA